In Opitutus sp. ER46, the following are encoded in one genomic region:
- a CDS encoding ATP-binding protein translates to MAQLDYQHLTREDLVTRLADLERTASSERQRSEERAQNTEAELRDIKAALDEHSIVAITDRTGRITYVNDKFCAISKYPREELIGQDHRIINSGTHPKTFFQDLWHTIAHGRVWHGEIRNRAKDGSLYWVDTTIYPRVNAEGKPVQYVAIRTDITKRKADEENLKQFARELEEKNKELETIVYTVSHDLRSPLVNVQGFSKQLNRACEKLTLVATGAADGRIAVADIRPQLDGAIPQALKFINAGVNKMEMLLAGLLRYSRLGRVALNIRPLEMNSLLAEIVAAMKFQIDNVQASVRVDPLPSCLGDSAQTSQVFANLIDNALKYRDASRPLQVTVTGRREGAEVIYAVADNGIGMAPQHQAKAFEIFHRLNPDDTPGEGLGLTIAQRVLERQRGRIWVDSAEGRGSTFYVSLPASDLPVVTR, encoded by the coding sequence GTGGCCCAGCTCGATTACCAACACCTCACCCGCGAGGATCTTGTGACGCGTCTTGCCGACCTGGAGCGGACGGCGTCATCGGAGCGGCAGCGTTCCGAAGAGCGCGCCCAGAACACCGAGGCGGAGCTGCGGGACATCAAGGCGGCGCTGGACGAGCACTCGATCGTGGCGATCACGGACCGCACGGGTCGGATCACGTACGTGAACGACAAGTTCTGTGCGATTTCGAAGTACCCGCGCGAGGAGCTGATCGGCCAGGACCATCGCATCATCAATTCCGGGACGCACCCGAAGACGTTCTTCCAGGATCTCTGGCACACGATCGCGCACGGCCGCGTCTGGCATGGCGAGATTCGCAACCGGGCGAAGGACGGCAGCCTCTACTGGGTCGACACGACGATCTATCCCCGCGTGAACGCGGAGGGGAAGCCGGTGCAGTACGTGGCGATCCGGACGGACATCACCAAGCGCAAGGCGGACGAGGAAAACCTGAAGCAGTTCGCCCGCGAGCTGGAGGAGAAGAACAAGGAGCTGGAGACGATCGTGTACACGGTGTCGCACGATCTGCGCTCGCCGCTCGTGAACGTGCAGGGCTTCAGCAAGCAGCTGAACCGCGCCTGCGAGAAGCTCACCCTGGTCGCGACCGGGGCGGCGGACGGCCGCATTGCGGTGGCCGATATCCGGCCGCAGCTCGACGGGGCGATTCCGCAGGCGCTGAAGTTCATCAATGCCGGCGTGAACAAGATGGAGATGCTGCTGGCCGGCCTGCTGCGTTACTCGCGGCTCGGCCGGGTGGCGCTGAATATCCGCCCGCTCGAGATGAACTCGCTCCTGGCGGAGATCGTCGCCGCGATGAAATTCCAGATCGACAACGTGCAGGCGAGCGTGCGCGTCGACCCGTTGCCGAGCTGCCTGGGCGATTCGGCGCAGACGAGCCAGGTGTTCGCCAACCTGATCGACAACGCGCTCAAGTACCGCGACGCGTCGCGTCCCCTGCAGGTGACGGTAACCGGGCGACGCGAGGGCGCCGAGGTGATCTACGCGGTGGCCGACAACGGGATTGGCATGGCGCCGCAGCACCAGGCCAAGGCGTTTGAGATTTTCCATCGCCTCAACCCGGACGACACGCCGGGCGAGGGGCTGGGGCTGACCATTGCGCAACGCGTGCTGGAGCGGCAGCGCGGGCGCATCTGGGTCGACAGCGCCGAGGGGCGCGGGTCGACGTTCTACGTTTCTTTGCCGGCGAGTGATCTGCCGGTGGTGACCCGATAA
- a CDS encoding response regulator, with the protein MKKQEPIILIVDDDEGHAILVRQNLEAAGLDNRIQHFRDGQAVLDFFFGPDGRASRHPGEVYLVLLDIRMPKVDGIEVLRRLKTDPDLRKIPVIMLTTTDDQREVERCHKLGCSVYIQKPVDYDKFAEAIRRLGLFVTLLLVPPVTEPAS; encoded by the coding sequence ATGAAAAAGCAGGAACCGATCATCCTCATCGTCGATGACGACGAAGGACACGCCATTCTCGTCCGCCAGAATCTCGAGGCGGCCGGGCTGGACAACCGCATCCAGCATTTCCGGGACGGCCAGGCCGTGCTGGACTTCTTCTTCGGTCCGGACGGCCGGGCGAGCCGGCATCCGGGCGAGGTGTACCTCGTGCTGCTGGATATCCGCATGCCGAAGGTGGACGGCATCGAGGTGTTGCGGCGGCTGAAGACGGATCCCGACCTGAGGAAGATCCCGGTGATCATGCTCACGACGACCGACGACCAGCGGGAGGTGGAGCGCTGCCACAAGCTTGGGTGCAGCGTCTACATCCAGAAGCCGGTCGACTACGACAAGTTCGCCGAGGCGATTCGCCGCCTCGGGCTGTTTGTCACGCTGCTGCTCGTCCCCCCGGTGACCGAACCTGCCTCGTGA
- a CDS encoding PAS domain-containing protein — translation MSDEPKSAHILVVDDDEGLCLLMAEALRADHLTVATAGSGAAALAWLEAHTPDLMLLDLKMRDVGGQALVKRLKQHRTPVPFLVVTGQGDEKVAVDVMKQGALDYVMKDSGLLDLLPGVVRRALEAIERDRQLAQTQASLRESEARFAAAMRATNDGVWEWRIPDDSAYFSPRWKAILGFQPNEIPDVRDEWRRRIHPQDEERVQVAFRDFLTDAIHTFSIEYRMQHKDGSYRWIHSRAVLERDVAGRPLRMIGANADITDRKQLEKELTSISDREQRRIGQDLHDGLGQQLTAIEFMCQSLRADLKDAAPEIREQVVAMGAFLRQAITQTRALAHGLTAFMLDASGLQGALAELAETTGALGRVKVRFSCPAPVRVKDGETAVHLYRIAQEAIGNALKHSRATEIYVSLVDEDGVVTLRVSDNGTGLPKADEVGDAGVGMRVMDHRAATIGANLSISSRRNRGVTVTCTLHQKFAA, via the coding sequence GTGAGCGACGAACCGAAGTCAGCGCACATCCTCGTCGTGGATGACGACGAGGGCCTTTGCCTGCTCATGGCGGAGGCCTTGCGGGCGGATCATCTCACGGTGGCCACGGCCGGCTCCGGCGCGGCGGCGCTGGCCTGGCTCGAGGCGCATACCCCCGACCTGATGCTGCTCGACCTGAAGATGCGCGACGTCGGCGGGCAGGCGCTGGTGAAGCGGCTGAAGCAGCATCGAACTCCGGTGCCGTTCCTCGTCGTGACGGGGCAGGGCGATGAGAAGGTGGCGGTCGACGTGATGAAGCAGGGCGCGCTCGACTACGTGATGAAGGACTCGGGCCTGCTCGACCTGCTGCCCGGGGTGGTGCGCCGCGCGTTGGAGGCGATCGAGCGCGACCGGCAACTGGCGCAGACGCAAGCGAGCCTGCGCGAGAGCGAGGCACGTTTTGCCGCGGCTATGCGGGCGACGAACGACGGCGTGTGGGAATGGCGCATTCCCGACGACAGCGCGTACTTTTCGCCGCGGTGGAAGGCGATCCTCGGCTTCCAGCCCAACGAAATCCCCGACGTGCGCGACGAGTGGCGGCGGCGGATCCATCCGCAGGACGAGGAGCGGGTGCAGGTGGCGTTCCGCGACTTTCTCACCGACGCGATCCACACCTTCAGCATCGAATACCGGATGCAGCACAAGGACGGCTCGTACCGGTGGATTCACTCCCGGGCGGTGCTCGAGCGCGACGTGGCGGGACGGCCGCTGCGGATGATCGGCGCCAACGCGGACATCACGGACCGCAAGCAGCTGGAAAAGGAGCTGACGAGCATCAGCGACCGCGAGCAGCGCCGGATCGGCCAGGACCTGCACGACGGCCTGGGACAGCAGCTCACGGCGATCGAGTTCATGTGCCAGTCGCTGCGCGCCGACCTGAAGGACGCAGCGCCGGAGATCCGCGAACAGGTCGTCGCGATGGGAGCGTTCCTGCGGCAGGCGATCACGCAGACCCGGGCGCTGGCGCACGGACTGACGGCGTTCATGCTGGACGCGAGCGGTCTGCAGGGCGCGCTGGCGGAGCTGGCCGAGACCACGGGAGCGTTGGGCCGCGTGAAGGTGCGGTTCTCCTGCCCGGCGCCGGTCCGGGTGAAGGATGGCGAGACGGCGGTGCATCTTTATCGCATCGCGCAGGAGGCGATCGGCAATGCGCTCAAGCATTCCCGCGCCACGGAAATCTACGTCAGCCTCGTCGACGAGGACGGCGTGGTGACGTTGCGCGTTTCCGACAATGGCACCGGACTGCCGAAGGCGGACGAGGTGGGCGACGCCGGGGTGGGCATGCGGGTGATGGATCACCGCGCGGCGACGATTGGCGCGAACCTGTCGATCAGCTCGCGGCGGAACCGTGGCGTCACGGTCACCTGTACCTTGCACCAGAAATTTGCCGCGTGA
- a CDS encoding response regulator transcription factor, whose protein sequence is MKPRASHTPRAATSTPAPSIPAAASRGAGDAERRTILIVDDHPFMRAGLAQLIDKQADLRVCGEAGDPAEALRKLAELKVDLVLTDMTMPGRSGIEFIKDVQALYPKMPMLVVSMHDEVIYAERVLRAGARGYIMKEAGGENLLFAIRQVLVGQAYVSPRVSAKILDDMSGRKPRGSNSPIERLSDREFEVFQLIGQGKSTREIAKQLGLSPKTVDVHRANTKEKLGLDDATALVRHAVRWVESQGGPVEVQK, encoded by the coding sequence ATGAAACCTCGGGCCTCCCACACTCCCCGTGCCGCCACTTCCACTCCCGCGCCGAGCATCCCGGCGGCCGCGTCTCGCGGGGCCGGGGACGCGGAGCGCCGGACAATCCTGATCGTTGACGACCACCCCTTCATGCGGGCGGGCCTGGCGCAGTTGATCGACAAGCAGGCGGACCTGCGGGTCTGCGGCGAGGCGGGTGATCCGGCCGAGGCCTTGCGAAAGCTCGCGGAGCTGAAGGTGGACCTCGTGCTGACGGACATGACGATGCCCGGCCGCAGCGGCATCGAGTTCATCAAGGACGTGCAGGCGCTGTATCCGAAAATGCCGATGCTGGTCGTTTCGATGCACGACGAGGTGATCTACGCGGAGCGGGTGCTCCGGGCAGGGGCGCGCGGCTACATCATGAAGGAAGCCGGGGGCGAGAACCTGCTGTTCGCCATCCGCCAGGTGCTGGTGGGGCAGGCGTATGTCAGCCCGCGGGTGTCGGCCAAGATCCTGGACGACATGTCGGGGCGGAAACCGCGCGGTTCGAATTCACCGATCGAGCGGCTGAGCGACCGCGAGTTCGAGGTCTTCCAGTTGATCGGGCAGGGAAAGAGCACGCGCGAGATCGCTAAGCAGCTTGGGCTCAGTCCGAAAACGGTCGATGTGCACCGCGCGAACACGAAGGAGAAGCTCGGGCTCGACGACGCGACCGCGCTGGTGCGCCACGCGGTGCGGTGGGTGGAGTCGCAGGGCGGCCCGGTGGAAGTGCAGAAGTAG
- a CDS encoding tautomerase family protein, producing the protein MPFVEIYLRSGKPAAYRRALGDSVHAALVAALGVPPDDHFQVITEVPPDGFICDPQYLGIKRSAETVFIRITLGTGRTLAQKRALFAQIAAQLGSAPGLRPEDVFVALVETAAENWSFGNGVAQYADAPPAWAKR; encoded by the coding sequence ATGCCCTTCGTTGAAATCTATCTCCGCTCCGGCAAACCCGCCGCCTACCGCCGGGCCCTGGGCGACAGCGTCCACGCGGCCCTCGTCGCCGCCCTCGGGGTGCCGCCCGACGATCATTTCCAGGTGATCACCGAGGTTCCGCCCGACGGGTTCATCTGCGACCCGCAGTACCTCGGCATCAAGCGTTCGGCCGAAACCGTGTTCATCCGCATCACGCTCGGCACCGGGCGCACGCTCGCCCAAAAGCGCGCTCTCTTTGCCCAGATCGCTGCCCAGCTCGGCTCCGCGCCGGGCCTGCGGCCCGAGGACGTGTTCGTGGCGCTCGTCGAGACCGCCGCCGAGAACTGGTCCTTCGGCAACGGAGTCGCGCAATACGCCGACGCCCCACCCGCCTGGGCCAAACGCTGA
- a CDS encoding cupin domain-containing protein — protein sequence MPSPRSLLASAVYEWSKLPAIPTRVGERRDFFDRPTRTMRNLECHATTLHPGERAHEAHRHPDEELVIVKEGTLEVTINDRVELAGPGSLLFFAANDLHGMRAIGDGQVSYHVIRILTAETPSI from the coding sequence ATGCCCTCCCCCCGGTCACTGCTCGCGTCCGCTGTCTATGAATGGTCCAAGCTGCCCGCCATCCCCACGCGCGTGGGCGAACGACGCGACTTCTTCGACCGGCCGACGCGCACGATGCGCAACCTGGAGTGCCACGCCACCACCCTCCACCCGGGCGAACGCGCCCATGAGGCCCATCGTCACCCCGACGAGGAACTCGTCATCGTGAAGGAGGGCACGCTCGAGGTGACGATTAACGACCGGGTCGAACTGGCCGGCCCCGGCTCCCTGCTCTTCTTCGCCGCCAACGACCTCCACGGCATGCGCGCCATCGGCGACGGCCAGGTCTCGTATCACGTGATCCGTATCCTGACGGCGGAGACTCCGTCCATCTGA
- a CDS encoding fused MFS/spermidine synthase, with product MPRLVFHLVVVTLGILSMGFQLLASRLLNPHFGSSIIVWAWLISTFLAAFSIGSMVGGWISNLPSAPRRRGQWVGAGLAVVSLTLTAAFGRALLDRIEVAFPDLSIGLLVSCVSLFFVPVTALSLFSPQCVQYLASHGTPPGKASGLVYGVSTLGNIAGVMMTAFLLIPHFRVSTLLYGWLAVAVASLAVLLHLLRPAPVSSS from the coding sequence GTGCCGCGCCTCGTCTTCCACCTCGTCGTCGTAACACTGGGTATCCTGAGCATGGGCTTTCAGTTGCTGGCCTCGCGGCTGCTGAATCCGCACTTCGGTTCGTCGATCATCGTCTGGGCGTGGCTGATTTCCACGTTCCTGGCGGCGTTCAGCATTGGCTCCATGGTGGGCGGCTGGATCAGCAACCTGCCGTCGGCGCCGCGGCGGCGTGGGCAATGGGTGGGTGCGGGGCTGGCGGTCGTTTCGCTGACGCTGACGGCGGCGTTTGGGCGCGCCTTGCTGGACCGAATCGAAGTCGCATTTCCAGACCTGAGCATCGGGCTGCTCGTTTCGTGTGTGAGCCTGTTCTTCGTGCCGGTCACGGCGCTGTCGCTGTTCAGTCCGCAGTGCGTGCAGTACCTCGCGAGCCACGGGACGCCGCCGGGTAAGGCCTCGGGTCTGGTCTATGGCGTGAGCACGCTCGGGAACATTGCCGGCGTGATGATGACGGCGTTCCTCCTGATTCCGCACTTCCGGGTATCGACGCTGCTCTACGGCTGGCTGGCCGTGGCAGTGGCCAGCCTAGCGGTGTTGCTGCACCTCCTGCGTCCAGCCCCGGTCTCCTCCTCATGA
- a CDS encoding fused MFS/spermidine synthase — translation MMRLLLTFLALAAVALRAAPTGDYVERYDTLYNSLTIEKNGTVVEMRARSRRGEALESAVDLADPLRLVVPYTRTLYGALFFQPEPRRVLMIGLGGAGFHRLFHAAYLQAIVQSVELDPKVVELCRTHLAFAPDERQPIATMDGRMFVKRNRESWDWIILDAFRGGFVPPHLKTEEFYRECAARLAEGGVFVSNLHANSELFHSDIKTIQAVFPQVVLLQTHARGNVIVFAVKYRKPVITDPAKWPDPAKLMRPEFAGRLELAALREEYVPIPQAVRSARVLTDDFAPVEFLDAMKTNNTSER, via the coding sequence ATGATGCGCCTGCTCCTGACTTTCCTAGCCCTGGCTGCGGTGGCCCTTCGCGCGGCCCCGACGGGCGACTACGTCGAGCGTTACGACACGCTCTACAACAGCCTCACGATCGAGAAGAACGGGACGGTCGTGGAGATGCGGGCGCGTTCCCGGCGCGGCGAGGCGCTGGAGTCGGCGGTGGACCTGGCGGATCCGCTGCGGCTGGTCGTGCCGTATACGCGCACCTTGTACGGGGCGTTGTTCTTCCAGCCGGAGCCGCGGCGCGTGCTCATGATCGGCCTGGGCGGAGCGGGCTTTCACCGGCTGTTCCACGCGGCGTATTTGCAGGCGATCGTCCAGTCGGTCGAGCTCGACCCGAAGGTCGTCGAGCTCTGCCGGACGCACCTGGCGTTCGCGCCCGACGAGCGGCAGCCGATCGCGACGATGGACGGCCGCATGTTCGTGAAGCGCAACCGGGAGAGCTGGGACTGGATCATCCTCGATGCGTTTCGCGGTGGGTTCGTGCCGCCGCACCTGAAGACGGAGGAGTTTTACCGGGAATGCGCGGCGCGGCTCGCGGAGGGCGGCGTGTTCGTGAGCAACCTGCACGCGAACAGCGAGCTGTTCCATTCGGACATCAAGACGATCCAGGCGGTGTTCCCGCAGGTGGTGCTGTTGCAGACGCACGCGCGCGGCAACGTGATCGTGTTCGCGGTCAAGTACCGGAAACCCGTGATCACCGACCCGGCGAAATGGCCGGACCCGGCGAAGCTGATGCGGCCGGAGTTTGCCGGCCGACTGGAGCTCGCGGCGCTGCGGGAGGAGTACGTGCCCATCCCGCAGGCGGTGCGGAGCGCGCGGGTGCTGACGGACGATTTCGCGCCGGTGGAGTTTCTCGACGCGATGAAGACCAACAACACCAGCGAGCGGTAG
- the xylB gene encoding xylulokinase: protein MSLFIGIDSGTQSVKAVAFDLDQGKVVAEARAPHALIAGLPVGHMEQHPQEWVSALDTVIAAVAEKIDRSRVRGIGVSGQQHGFVPLDDHGQVIRPAKLWCDTSTAPECAIITKKLGGPKATIRKTGNLVLPGFTAAKILWLKKHEPANYRRLRHVLLPHDYLNFHLTGNYFMEYGDASGTALMDVRKRVWSKEAVAAIDRHLIDWLPALHDSHEAAGTLRPDLAAKFGFPADVVVSAGGGDNMMGAIGTGNVAPGVVTASFGTSGTIYAYANKPVIDPQGEIAAFCSSTGGWLPLLCTMNVTTVTEQVRALFGYDVAALEAAAATAPVGCNGLMLLPYFAGERTPNVPHGSGVWLGVNQATLKPAHLARSAMEGVTMGMNYGLRRLGALGVKPKEIRVTGGGAKSAVWRQIMADIFGVPVVGMVEDEGAALGGALQAAWCLARRDNRGAAITDLTKGCVAVNEASRCEPNKANVARYREMQALQDQLSTNLRDVFPTQRELATR, encoded by the coding sequence ATGTCCCTCTTCATTGGCATCGATTCCGGTACCCAAAGTGTGAAGGCCGTCGCGTTCGACCTGGACCAAGGCAAGGTCGTCGCGGAAGCCCGCGCGCCGCATGCGCTCATCGCCGGCCTGCCGGTGGGGCACATGGAGCAGCATCCGCAGGAGTGGGTGAGTGCGCTGGACACCGTGATCGCGGCGGTGGCGGAGAAGATCGACCGGTCGCGGGTGCGCGGGATCGGCGTGTCGGGCCAGCAGCATGGATTTGTGCCGCTGGATGACCATGGCCAGGTGATCCGGCCGGCGAAGCTCTGGTGCGACACGAGCACGGCGCCGGAGTGCGCGATTATCACGAAGAAGCTGGGCGGGCCGAAGGCGACGATCCGGAAGACCGGCAACCTGGTGCTGCCGGGCTTCACGGCGGCGAAGATCCTCTGGTTGAAAAAGCACGAGCCCGCCAACTATCGCCGGCTGCGCCACGTGCTGCTGCCGCACGACTACCTGAATTTTCACCTTACCGGAAACTACTTCATGGAGTACGGCGACGCCTCGGGCACGGCGCTGATGGACGTGCGGAAGCGGGTCTGGTCGAAGGAGGCGGTGGCGGCGATCGACCGCCACCTGATCGACTGGCTGCCGGCGCTGCATGATTCGCATGAGGCGGCCGGGACCCTGCGGCCGGATCTGGCGGCGAAGTTCGGCTTCCCGGCGGACGTCGTGGTGAGCGCAGGCGGTGGCGACAACATGATGGGCGCGATCGGCACGGGCAACGTGGCGCCTGGCGTGGTCACGGCGAGCTTCGGCACGAGCGGCACAATTTACGCGTATGCGAACAAGCCCGTGATCGATCCCCAGGGTGAGATCGCGGCGTTTTGTTCCTCGACCGGCGGGTGGCTGCCGCTGCTCTGCACGATGAACGTCACGACCGTGACGGAGCAGGTGCGGGCACTGTTTGGGTATGACGTGGCGGCGCTCGAGGCGGCGGCGGCGACCGCGCCGGTGGGCTGCAACGGGCTGATGCTCCTCCCGTACTTTGCCGGCGAGCGCACGCCCAACGTGCCGCACGGCTCGGGTGTGTGGCTGGGCGTGAACCAGGCGACACTGAAGCCCGCGCACCTGGCGCGCAGCGCGATGGAAGGCGTGACCATGGGAATGAACTACGGCCTGCGCCGGCTGGGCGCGCTCGGCGTGAAGCCAAAGGAAATCCGCGTGACCGGCGGCGGCGCCAAGTCGGCGGTGTGGCGGCAGATCATGGCGGACATTTTTGGCGTGCCGGTCGTGGGTATGGTCGAGGACGAAGGCGCGGCGCTCGGTGGCGCGCTCCAGGCTGCGTGGTGCCTGGCGCGGCGCGACAACCGGGGCGCGGCGATCACCGATCTGACGAAGGGCTGCGTGGCGGTGAACGAGGCGTCGCGTTGCGAGCCGAACAAGGCGAACGTCGCGCGTTACCGCGAGATGCAGGCCCTGCAGGATCAGCTCAGCACGAACCTGCGCGACGTCTTCCCGACGCAGCGCGAGCTGGCGACCCGCTGA
- a CDS encoding NAD(P)/FAD-dependent oxidoreductase, which translates to MQTRKTDVVVIGGGVAGLAAAGELRRRGYRVQLLEARDRLGGRIWTERRAGWPEPVEKGAQFVHAGNDALWDVLRRHRIRVQRVPERHWRKEGKSLVPVADMRTRVAAVTERIEPRRMRRWSFAGFLRRAGQDVDPVDRELAVGFVEGFEAAPCEEMSAAAVAGETLDDNEQFIVPGGYDQLVAALVKELAALAVNVQLRVPCRRVTWRAGRVQVETADTAWEARAAVVAVPVGVLRRRGGLAFSPVLRARERALAAIGPGQVVRLSVRLDGRRVRRLVPAALGGRPRFGFIHSLEDGVPVWWSLTDAPVVTGWVGGPGASALTRRTPAEIRRAALATLARLWGVTVGELRAAVQDVVTHNWTEDPYSRGAYSFVRAGHDGAGAQLAEPVRDTLFFAGEATAEGEAIGTVHGALASGLRAAGEVARR; encoded by the coding sequence ATGCAGACGAGGAAAACGGACGTCGTGGTGATCGGGGGCGGAGTCGCGGGCCTGGCCGCGGCCGGAGAACTTAGGCGGCGTGGCTACCGCGTGCAGCTGCTGGAGGCGCGCGATCGGCTGGGCGGGCGGATCTGGACGGAGCGCCGGGCGGGCTGGCCGGAACCGGTGGAAAAAGGCGCGCAGTTCGTGCATGCCGGCAACGACGCGCTTTGGGACGTGTTGCGCCGCCACCGCATCCGCGTGCAGCGCGTGCCGGAGCGGCATTGGCGGAAGGAGGGAAAATCGCTGGTGCCGGTGGCGGACATGCGTACGCGGGTGGCCGCGGTGACGGAGCGGATCGAACCGCGGCGGATGCGGCGCTGGAGTTTTGCCGGTTTTCTGCGGCGGGCGGGGCAGGACGTGGACCCGGTGGACCGCGAGCTGGCCGTGGGCTTCGTGGAAGGGTTCGAAGCGGCGCCGTGCGAGGAGATGAGCGCGGCGGCGGTGGCGGGCGAGACGCTCGACGACAACGAGCAGTTCATCGTGCCCGGCGGCTACGACCAACTGGTCGCGGCGCTGGTGAAGGAACTTGCCGCCCTCGCGGTGAACGTGCAGTTGCGCGTCCCGTGCCGGCGCGTCACCTGGCGCGCGGGGCGAGTGCAGGTGGAGACGGCGGACACGGCGTGGGAGGCGCGGGCGGCGGTGGTGGCGGTTCCAGTGGGCGTGCTGCGCCGGCGCGGCGGGCTCGCCTTTTCGCCGGTGTTGCGGGCCCGGGAGCGCGCACTCGCGGCGATCGGGCCGGGGCAGGTGGTGCGGTTGAGCGTGCGGCTGGACGGGCGGCGCGTGCGGCGGCTGGTGCCCGCGGCGCTGGGCGGGAGGCCGCGTTTCGGATTCATCCACTCGCTCGAGGATGGCGTGCCGGTCTGGTGGTCACTCACGGATGCACCGGTGGTGACCGGCTGGGTGGGCGGGCCGGGCGCGAGTGCACTGACGCGGCGGACGCCGGCGGAGATCCGGCGCGCGGCGCTGGCGACGCTGGCGCGGTTGTGGGGCGTGACCGTGGGTGAGCTGCGGGCGGCGGTGCAGGACGTGGTGACGCACAACTGGACGGAGGACCCGTACAGCCGCGGCGCCTACAGCTTCGTGCGCGCGGGGCACGACGGCGCGGGGGCGCAGTTGGCGGAGCCGGTGCGCGACACGCTTTTCTTTGCGGGGGAGGCGACGGCCGAGGGCGAGGCGATTGGCACGGTCCACGGCGCGCTCGCCAGCGGTTTGCGGGCGGCGGGCGAGGTGGCGCGGCGCTGA
- a CDS encoding MBL fold metallo-hydrolase: MARIPLEDNFNDVINKAQRGLGISDADLAKRAEVSLADLAAVQGGKPIDAVLRRVARHLNLSPNALEDLAHKRWYPQQVVFPRSFAAFNTPCEDITVNSYLVWDPRDRVAAAFDTGATSEPMLDLIQAEGLTLRYIFLTHSHEDHVAGLAPLAAKTGAEVWGSELEPVPHPGAKVFRENAHFHVGTLAIKTLLTAGHSPGLTTFYVTGLSWPLAAVGDSLFASSLGGSETRFRDQLSSTKRKILTLPRDTVLACGHGPLTTVQQERDHNPFFAR; the protein is encoded by the coding sequence ATGGCCCGCATCCCGCTCGAGGATAATTTCAACGATGTCATCAACAAGGCCCAGCGTGGGCTGGGCATCTCCGACGCCGACCTCGCCAAGCGCGCCGAGGTTTCCCTCGCCGATCTCGCGGCGGTCCAGGGCGGCAAGCCCATCGATGCCGTGCTGCGCCGGGTCGCTCGTCACCTGAACCTCTCGCCCAACGCCCTCGAGGACCTCGCCCACAAGCGATGGTATCCGCAGCAGGTGGTGTTCCCCCGCAGCTTCGCCGCGTTCAACACGCCGTGCGAAGACATCACCGTGAATAGCTATCTCGTGTGGGACCCGCGCGACCGCGTGGCCGCCGCATTCGATACCGGTGCCACCAGCGAACCCATGCTCGACCTCATCCAGGCCGAGGGCCTGACGCTCCGGTACATCTTCCTCACGCACTCCCACGAGGACCACGTCGCCGGCCTCGCCCCGCTCGCGGCGAAGACCGGCGCCGAGGTCTGGGGCAGCGAACTCGAGCCCGTGCCCCACCCCGGCGCCAAGGTCTTCCGCGAGAACGCCCACTTTCACGTCGGCACGCTCGCGATCAAGACACTCCTCACCGCCGGCCATTCCCCCGGGCTCACCACGTTCTACGTCACCGGGCTCAGCTGGCCGCTCGCCGCCGTCGGCGACTCCCTCTTCGCCAGTTCCCTCGGGGGCAGCGAGACGCGCTTCCGCGACCAGCTCAGCAGCACCAAGCGCAAGATTCTCACGCTCCCGCGCGACACCGTGCTCGCCTGCGGCCACGGCCCGCTCACGACCGTCCAGCAGGAGCGCGATCATAATCCGTTCTTCGCGCGCTGA